Sequence from the Catenuloplanes indicus genome:
GCTGTGGAGCCCGCGCATCGTCACCCGCGTCAACGACTACGACGTCCGCATCGCCAAGGTCGCCGGTGAGCACGTCTGGCACCGGCACGACGACACCGACGAGTTCTTCCTCGTGCTCTCCGGCGAGCTGACCATCGAACTCCGCGACCGCTCCGTGGTCCTGCCGCAGGGCGCGGTCTTCGTCGTCCCGCGCGGCACCGACCACAGGCCGTCGTCCGGGTCCGGCGCCGCGATTCTGATGTTCGAGCCGACCGGCACGTCCACGGTCGGCGACCACCACGACCCGGTGCCCGGCCACGTCGACGCGACCACCGGTCACGAACTGCGGGCCCGCACCTGACGGTCGCGCAGGGCGTGCCGGGCCGCGCGCAGCAGCAGACCCGGGCGGGACAGCGCGGCCGGATGATCGATCATGGTGGTGACCCGGGACAGCCCACGGTTGACCACCGGGTCGTGCGCCGCGGCCGCGGAGATCAGGCCGCCGGCCCACCGCCGGAGCCGGTAGCCGCGCGGGTA
This genomic interval carries:
- a CDS encoding cupin domain-containing protein — protein: MMTEPVELTAALATFEALWSPRIVTRVNDYDVRIAKVAGEHVWHRHDDTDEFFLVLSGELTIELRDRSVVLPQGAVFVVPRGTDHRPSSGSGAAILMFEPTGTSTVGDHHDPVPGHVDATTGHELRART